In Saccharothrix syringae, the following are encoded in one genomic region:
- a CDS encoding carbohydrate kinase family protein, translated as MTAHPDVVGVGALNLDHVVTTDLDVGLEPGVEHAVDAATARAAVEAVAPAGPRTALGGSAFNAVHAIARTGSGLRLGYVGVAGRAPGFDVVREFERLGVDHRFVFEEDDLLCGTCVSLVRGGERTLLTHDGANARLADLVGRHFDELAGYLAGARVVHVTSLLDDRAPGRLPALLTEVRRRSPGTVLSFDPGHAWCAARPPGVDGIARLSDCLLLNEREFRALGDHRPGEPERDTAARLLARFADPRAAVVVKRPTGTAVFRRDGDEFHPGELLAERDIADPTGAGDAFAAGLLAVLARDRSAVGLGASLGMALARHKMRHAGYEGFPGLFQEIYSSSSSSRCTAGGT; from the coding sequence GTGACCGCTCACCCGGACGTCGTCGGCGTCGGCGCGCTCAACCTCGACCACGTGGTGACCACCGACCTCGACGTCGGCCTGGAACCGGGCGTCGAGCACGCGGTGGACGCCGCCACCGCCCGCGCGGCCGTCGAGGCGGTCGCGCCGGCCGGGCCGCGCACCGCCCTGGGCGGGTCCGCGTTCAACGCCGTGCACGCGATCGCCCGCACCGGCTCCGGCCTGCGGCTGGGCTACGTCGGCGTGGCGGGTCGGGCGCCGGGCTTCGACGTGGTGCGGGAGTTCGAGCGGCTGGGCGTCGACCACCGCTTCGTGTTCGAGGAGGACGACCTGCTGTGCGGGACGTGCGTGTCCCTGGTGCGGGGCGGCGAGCGGACGCTGCTGACCCACGACGGGGCGAACGCGCGGCTCGCCGACCTGGTCGGGCGGCACTTCGACGAGCTGGCCGGGTACCTGGCCGGCGCCCGGGTGGTGCACGTGACGTCGTTGCTCGACGACCGCGCGCCCGGCCGGCTGCCGGCCCTGCTCACCGAGGTCAGGCGGCGGTCACCGGGCACCGTGCTCTCCTTCGACCCCGGTCACGCGTGGTGCGCCGCGCGGCCGCCTGGGGTCGACGGCATCGCGCGGCTGAGCGACTGCCTGCTGCTCAACGAGCGCGAGTTCCGCGCGCTGGGCGACCACCGGCCGGGCGAGCCGGAGCGGGACACCGCGGCACGGCTGTTGGCGCGGTTCGCCGACCCGCGCGCCGCGGTCGTGGTCAAGCGGCCGACGGGCACCGCGGTGTTCCGGCGCGACGGCGACGAGTTCCACCCCGGCGAGCTGCTGGCCGAGCGGGACATCGCGGACCCCACGGGCGCCGGTGACGCGTTCGCCGCCGGCCTGCTGGCGGTGCTGGCCCGCGACCGGTCCGCCGTCGGGCTCGGCGCGTCGCTCGGGATGGCGCTGGCCAGGCACAAGATGCGCCACGCCGGGTACGAGGGGTTCCCGGGGCTGTTCCAGGAGATCTACTCCTCCTCGTCCTCCTCGCGCTGCACCGCGGGCGGCACGTAG
- a CDS encoding eCIS core domain-containing protein, which translates to MRGHEHDHDGEAGFRPRGDRPDRDEGDLLGRAAAAGRRDVLGPAGMLGLQRVVGNAGASALAEESPVHDVVNSGGSPLDADVREDMEARFNQDFGDVRVHTDGAAHESARSVSAHAYTVGSDIVFQRDAYDPSSDAGRHVLAHELTHVVQQRSGPVDGTDAGGGIKVSDPSDRFEREASANADRVMAGPAPGAAVQREAAGHREVSVQRDEMPAPAPEEAPEEEVAQTYVPPAVQREEDEEE; encoded by the coding sequence ATGCGCGGCCACGAGCACGACCACGACGGCGAGGCCGGGTTCCGGCCCAGGGGCGACCGGCCCGACCGCGACGAGGGCGACCTGCTCGGCCGAGCCGCCGCCGCGGGCAGGCGGGACGTGCTGGGACCGGCGGGCATGCTGGGGCTCCAGCGGGTCGTCGGCAACGCGGGCGCGAGCGCCCTGGCCGAGGAGTCGCCGGTGCACGACGTGGTGAACTCCGGCGGCTCGCCGCTGGACGCGGACGTGCGCGAGGACATGGAGGCCCGGTTCAACCAGGACTTCGGCGACGTGCGCGTGCACACCGACGGCGCGGCGCACGAGTCGGCCCGGTCGGTCAGCGCGCACGCTTACACGGTGGGGTCGGACATCGTGTTCCAGCGCGACGCGTACGACCCGTCCTCCGACGCGGGGCGGCACGTGCTCGCCCACGAGCTGACGCACGTGGTGCAGCAGCGCAGCGGCCCGGTGGACGGCACGGACGCCGGCGGGGGCATCAAGGTCAGCGACCCGTCCGACCGCTTCGAGCGGGAGGCGAGCGCCAACGCCGACCGCGTCATGGCCGGGCCGGCGCCCGGGGCCGCCGTGCAGCGGGAGGCCGCGGGGCACCGGGAGGTCTCGGTGCAGCGGGACGAAATGCCCGCCCCGGCTCCGGAGGAGGCGCCGGAGGAAGAGGTCGCGCAGACCTACGTGCCGCCCGCGGTGCAGCGCGAGGAGGACGAGGAGGAGTAG
- a CDS encoding DUF6760 family protein, translating into MTYAADRLHEEVAYVAYHFHWSWDSILDLEHADRRRYVAEIARINTRISQGR; encoded by the coding sequence GTGACGTACGCGGCCGACCGGCTGCACGAGGAGGTCGCGTACGTGGCTTACCACTTCCACTGGTCGTGGGACTCGATCCTCGACCTGGAGCACGCGGACCGGCGGCGGTACGTGGCCGAGATCGCGCGCATCAACACGCGGATCAGCCAGGGGCGGTGA
- a CDS encoding phage tail protein — protein sequence MALPDLDTSVGHSFGLEVDGVAIKQISEVSGLKMEQDVIELKQNTSDGKYVIKKLPGRPKAGEVTLTRGLTADNSFEKWVKDAHFGKMGSARKGGAIIVYDYEGQPIKRYKLTNAWPKSLEIGSLKAGDTSVLTEKLVVTYEMMEVE from the coding sequence ATGGCCCTCCCCGATCTCGACACGTCCGTCGGCCACTCCTTCGGCCTTGAGGTGGACGGTGTCGCCATCAAGCAGATCTCCGAGGTGTCCGGCTTGAAGATGGAGCAGGACGTCATCGAGCTCAAGCAGAACACCTCCGACGGCAAGTACGTCATCAAGAAGCTGCCCGGTCGGCCCAAGGCGGGCGAGGTCACCCTGACCCGAGGGTTGACCGCGGACAACAGCTTCGAGAAGTGGGTCAAGGACGCGCACTTCGGGAAGATGGGCAGCGCGCGCAAGGGCGGGGCGATCATCGTCTACGACTACGAGGGGCAGCCGATCAAGCGGTACAAGCTGACCAACGCGTGGCCCAAGTCGCTGGAGATCGGGTCGCTGAAGGCGGGCGACACCAGCGTGCTGACCGAGAAGCTCGTCGTCACCTACGAGATGATGGAAGTCGAGTGA
- a CDS encoding phage tail sheath family protein, with protein sequence MPTYLSPGVYVEEVEAGARPIEGVGTAVAAFVGFAARGPFNTPTLVTNWAQYTQVFGDYVEDCYLAQSVYGYFLNGGTNCYVVRIGGERAGAGGNGKPVEAPTAQAALGGYRVAAKQLDAGEITVEVADAQGENAPDDRFTLLVKQNGKVVETHHVTTKRTKENVVTVVQEKSKLITIEEAASSGLAKPDKGSVTLKDSPAAPPVPREVAADDYVGDVADRTGFGGLEAVEEVTMVAVPDLMSSYRRGAITLESVKAVQLAMIAHCELMGNRVAVLDPPPGLNPQQVKDWRLNDAGYDSKYAALYYPWVKVFDPASDEHVHIPPSGHVAGVWARTDGTRGVHKAPANEVLRGAVALETQLTKAEQELLNPIGVNCVRSFPGRGIRVWGARTLSSDPAWRYLNVRRLFNYLEESILNGTQWVVFEPNDDALWARIRRTISAFLVTEWRKGALFGLTPDEAFYVKCDRETNPAESIDLGQVVCEVGVAPVKPAEFVIFRLAQISGGTSLVNE encoded by the coding sequence ATGCCCACCTATCTCTCGCCGGGGGTGTACGTCGAGGAGGTGGAGGCTGGTGCGCGGCCCATCGAGGGCGTGGGCACCGCCGTCGCCGCCTTCGTCGGCTTCGCGGCCAGGGGACCGTTCAACACACCGACCCTGGTCACCAACTGGGCCCAGTACACGCAGGTGTTCGGCGACTACGTCGAGGACTGCTACCTCGCCCAGTCGGTGTACGGCTACTTCCTCAACGGCGGCACCAACTGCTACGTCGTCCGCATCGGCGGCGAGCGCGCCGGCGCCGGCGGCAACGGCAAGCCCGTCGAGGCGCCGACCGCCCAGGCCGCGCTCGGCGGCTACCGCGTCGCCGCCAAGCAGCTCGACGCGGGCGAGATCACCGTGGAGGTGGCCGACGCGCAGGGCGAGAACGCGCCCGACGACCGGTTCACGCTGCTGGTCAAGCAGAACGGCAAGGTCGTCGAGACGCACCACGTGACCACCAAGCGCACCAAGGAGAACGTGGTCACGGTGGTGCAGGAGAAGTCGAAGCTGATCACCATCGAGGAGGCCGCGTCCAGCGGGCTCGCCAAGCCGGACAAGGGCAGCGTGACGCTCAAGGACTCGCCCGCCGCACCGCCCGTGCCGCGCGAGGTCGCCGCCGACGACTACGTGGGCGACGTGGCCGACCGCACCGGGTTCGGCGGGCTGGAGGCCGTCGAGGAGGTCACCATGGTGGCCGTGCCCGACCTGATGTCGAGCTACCGGCGCGGCGCGATCACGCTGGAGTCCGTCAAGGCCGTGCAGCTGGCGATGATCGCCCACTGCGAGCTGATGGGCAACCGGGTCGCCGTGCTCGACCCGCCGCCGGGGCTGAACCCGCAGCAGGTCAAGGACTGGCGCCTCAACGACGCGGGCTACGACTCGAAGTACGCCGCCCTGTACTACCCGTGGGTCAAGGTCTTCGACCCGGCCAGCGACGAGCACGTGCACATCCCGCCCAGCGGGCACGTGGCCGGCGTGTGGGCGCGCACCGACGGCACGCGCGGCGTGCACAAGGCGCCCGCCAACGAGGTCCTGCGCGGCGCGGTGGCGCTGGAGACGCAGCTGACCAAGGCCGAGCAGGAGCTGCTGAACCCGATCGGCGTGAACTGCGTGCGGTCGTTCCCCGGTCGCGGCATCCGGGTGTGGGGCGCGCGCACGCTGTCGTCCGACCCGGCGTGGCGCTACCTCAACGTGCGGCGGCTGTTCAACTACCTGGAGGAGTCCATCCTCAACGGCACCCAGTGGGTCGTGTTCGAGCCCAACGACGACGCGCTGTGGGCGCGCATCCGCCGCACCATCAGCGCCTTCCTGGTCACGGAGTGGCGCAAGGGCGCGCTGTTCGGGCTCACGCCGGACGAGGCGTTCTACGTCAAGTGCGACCGCGAGACCAACCCCGCCGAGTCCATCGACCTCGGCCAGGTGGTCTGCGAGGTGGGCGTCGCACCGGTCAAGCCCGCCGAGTTCGTCATCTTCCGCCTGGCGCAGATCTCCGGCGGCACCAGTCTGGTCAACGAGTAG